From one Montipora capricornis isolate CH-2021 chromosome 10, ASM3666992v2, whole genome shotgun sequence genomic stretch:
- the LOC138022126 gene encoding uncharacterized protein translates to MNENSFELFKLFPTNEAPNFGLGSTWRKDFVEKKNDEKIPLEDEDARDIRNLFDGINTEVENENDVDTSSDDSEAENSYQRDVTVISDEEIQNLRVKELNKLLRNIPLEEAAKIRKRRRNLKNRGYALNCRMRKRQVYEDLTNENTLLKKQLEDERCKLLKILIEKEEYKKKYLQTERAFAAYKKKQETSTLILDLENVSSFPSKLQASQNTCWSQLNLN, encoded by the coding sequence ATGAACGAAAATTCATTTGAGCTGTTCAAGTTATTTCCCACCAACGAAGCGCCGAATTTTGGTCTTGGTTCCACGTGGAGGAAAGACTTCGTTGAAAAAAAGAACGACGAAAAGATACCATTAGAAGATGAAGACGCGCGCGATATTCGAAATCTGTTCGATGGTATAAACACGGAAGTGGAAAATGAGAATGACGTAGATACATCTTCAGATGACTCAGAGGCCGAAAATTCGTACCAGAGAGATGTTACGGTGATCAGCGACGAAGAAATACAAAACCTTCGCGTAAAAGAGCTTAACAAGCTTTTGCGGAACATTCCTTTGGAAGAGGCAGCAAAAATTCGAAAGCGACGAAGAAATCTAAAGAATCGGGGATATGCCTTGAATTGCCGAATGAGAAAACGGCAAGTGTACGAGGATCTCACTAATGAAAACACTCTGTTGAAAAAGCAGCTGGAAGATGAAAGATGTAAGCTGTTGAAAATTTTAATCGAGAAAGAAGAGTACAAGAAGAAGTATCTTCAAACCGAGCGCGCTTTTGCCGCTTACAAGAAGAAACAGGAAACATCAACTTTGATTTTAGACTTGGAAAATGTTTCCAGCTTCCCATCCAAGCTGCAAGCATCGCAAAATACTTGTTGGTCTCAGTTAAATTTGAACTGA
- the LOC138021056 gene encoding neural retina-specific leucine zipper protein-like has translation MANKKAKKDLNWSSQKHIAKFSDETLEKISIQDFNKQLRQLPEGLKQKYRKRRRILKNRKYALKCRRKGSEATDNIAEQNRALELEISRVSEELQKVTNERDELKVKCARLNAMLSGMQSPARRKMPDNSRASQQM, from the coding sequence ATGGCTAACAAGAAAGCGAAAAAGGATCTCAATTGGTCGTCTCAAAAACACATCGCTAAATTCAGCGACGAAACGCTGGAAAAGATTtcaattcaggatttcaacaaGCAGCTTCGCCAACTCCCCGAAGGACTGAAACAAAAGTACAGGAAACGGCGAcgtattttaaaaaatcgcaaATATGCTCTGAAATGTCGTCGAAAGGGCTCAGAGGCAACAGACAACATCGCCGAACAAAACAGGGCTCTTGAGTTGGAAATTAGCCGTGTCTCAGAGGAATTACAGAAGGTAACGAATGAGAGAGATGAACTTAAAGTGAAATGTGCCCGTTTAAATGCCATGTTGTCTGGCATGCAAAGCCCAGCACGAAGGAAAATGCCGGACAATTCAAGGGCAAGTCAACAAATGTGA
- the LOC138021057 gene encoding uncharacterized protein: protein MGHTRLQVLEKERDLGVVVSAGDTICWQEQLRRMIRKAKQMTSWIIRNVVSRKPEVLITFYKAFVRPHLEYAVQVWAPTARHGNWGIIMEIEDCQRQFTRIVEGMGLLPYRQRLQRLRLTTLLERRMRGDLIETFKIINGFVDYGHNMFGTNTAYNS from the coding sequence ATGGGCCATACACGCTTGCAAGTGCTTGAAAAGGAAAGAGATCTAGGAGTGGTTGTTTCAGCTGGTGATACCATTTGTTGGCAGGAACAATTACGAAGAATGATccgaaaagcaaaacaaatgacGTCATGGATCATTAGAAATGTTGTATCTAGGAAACCAGAAGTGCTGATAACATTTTACAAAGCTTTTGTCAGACCCCATTTGGAATATGCAGTGCAGGTTTGGGCCCCAACCGCAAGACACGGAAACTGGGGCATTATAATGGAAATTGAGGACTGCCAAAGACAGTTTACGAGGATAGTTGAGGGCATGGGTCTACTCCCTTATCGTCAAAGGTTACAGCGTCTTAGATTAACGACTTTACTGGAACGTCGAATGCGTGGTGACTTGATCGAGACTTTCAAAATAATCAACGGTTTTGTGGACTATGGTCACAATATGTTTGGGACAAATACAGCTTATAACTCGTAA